The Musa acuminata AAA Group cultivar baxijiao chromosome BXJ1-3, Cavendish_Baxijiao_AAA, whole genome shotgun sequence genome window below encodes:
- the LOC103978911 gene encoding transcription factor MYB61: MGRHACCFKQKLRKGLWSPEEDEKLLNHITKYGHGCWSSVPKLAGLQRCGKSCRLRWINYLRPDLKRGTFSQQEEDLIVELHAVLGNRWSRIATRLPGRTDNEIKNFWNSCVKKKLKQSGIDPDTHKPLNEADGGEARAAGNGYKASESGEPKKLAPPGSGNPELAVLQPIAPLMPMLERNQIGRSMTATEELGLPRSVESSSLASSLSYIALQHASRSSNCDIVNQNMPLWFAQNCRLLDVIPELSYNTPSTRSTSVELKPMPAGLPPDASLLPFQYFEACNTSNSSASSGNSSNGVELQSYSPFLDNGIFPWSELLPNKGAEIHLEGEPEDLKWSEYLNGTIRLTDTIKKQSRCSYGISNGEKHTAIH, translated from the exons ATGGGGAGGCACGCTTGCTGCTTCAAGCAGAAGCTGAGGAAAGGCCTGTGGTCTCCCGAGGAGGACGAGAAGCTTCTGAATCATATCACCAAGTACGGCCATGGATGTTGGAGCTCCGTGCCCAAGTTAGCAG GTCTCCAGAGGTGCGGCAAGAGCTGCAGATTGAGGTGGATAAACTATCTGAGGCCTGATCTCAAGAGGGGCACCTTCTCCCAGCAGGAGGAGGACCTCATCGTCGAACTCCATGCGGTGTTAGGCAACAG ATGGTCGCGGATTGCTACCCGGTTGCCGGGGAGGACGGACAATGAGATCAAGAACTTTTGGAATTCCTGCGTGAAGAAGAAGCTGAAGCAGAGCGGCATCGATCCCGACACCCACAAGCCGCTCAACGAGGCAGACGGCGGAGAGGCAAGAGCAGCCGGTAACGGCTACAAGGCGTCAGAATCCGGCGAGCCGAAGAAGCTCGCGCCGCCCGGGTCGGGGAATCCGGAGCTCGCCGTCCTCCAGCCGATTGCGCCATTGATGCCAATGCTGGAGCGGAACCAAATTGGGAGGTCGATGACAGCCACGGAAGAACTCGGCCTTCCCAGAAGCGTGGAGAGCTCCTCCCTGGCCAGCTCATTGAGCTACATCGCACTTCAGCATGCATCTCGGAGCTCTAACTGCGACATCGTCAACCAAAATATGCCTCTCTGGTTTGCCCAGAACTGCAGGCTGCTCGATGTGATCCCAGAATTGAGCTACAACACACCGTCGACTCGATCGACCTCGGTGGAATTAAAGCCGATGCCCGCCGGTCTCCCACCGGACGCCTCCCTGCTACCTTTCCAGTACTTCGAGGCATGCAATACCAGCAACAGCAGCGCGAGCAGCGGCAACAGTAGCAATGGAGTGGAGTTGCAGAGCTACAGTCCCTTTCTCGACAATGGCATCTTCCCGTGGTCAGAGCTGCTGCCCAACAAGGGAGCGGAAATCCATCTCGAAGGCGAGCCAGAGGATCTCAAATGGTCGGAGTACCTCAACGGCACCATCAGATTGACAGACACGATCAAGAAACAAAGCCGGTGCTCGTATGGAATCAGCAATGGAGAGAAGCATACAGCTATTCATTAA
- the LOC135585403 gene encoding uncharacterized protein LOC135585403 isoform X3, producing MRVVDCLSFCPQGLTTGGLPTFIDVGNSFGAPAIVEDNLIHQLVRNGKRVLMMGDDTWLQLFPDHFNTSYPYPSFNVKDLDTVDNGVIEHLLPSLYKEDWDVLIAHFLGVDHAGHIFGVDSAQMIQKLEQYNSILEEVVDVLKSESGAGGLHENTFLIVMGDHGQTTNGDHGGGTAEEVETSLFAMSLQSPPASVSSVLDSSFCHPDLDGRKLCVGIFEQLDFAVTISALLGIPFPFGSIGRVDPEIYALSAHTWEGRGTGTNDCQPSSDLAAWKQNYANALCINSWQVKRYIDLYSATSVIGLPTEDLNHVSELYSQAQTNWSDTVSSGYLPMGTPHRIQDSEESPFQQKIDAYSDFLESVAKLARSAWTEFDGTLMGVGLSCMLVSLAIHLLAIRRLNILCKPYQNALNILGNYFSLVSPLLLVAIRAASFLSNSYILAEGSVANFLLATAGIIRLQRSIREWKLPTDELFFLILSTIIRFGIEIGMSKESSASTFLFTFSKNIFGINEGDPLLTVLTDIFPIILLFVLAIMFYKFISGICCWPHFRYILYFGTVCSYLLIALHWASESNLMPISLFVQYTGRNFAPQVVYAIGFGLLVLSVLSRFLDSSRVKPTARMTVLSLALVSSWSPTILILLGRQGPFAVLIFISGAWFIVKSWREGWIESTRRDLGAFVIDPIPVIQWSFLAVCLFFCTGHWCTFDGLRYGAAFVGFDHFNIIRQGLLLAIDTFGVSHILPILSIPFIITIQLQNSKENSAEGNTFLYLTQVFLIYGLITATTTTLTIICVTIQRRHLMVWGLFAPKYVFDAIGLLVTDALIFMASLYYY from the exons ATGAGAGTGGTGGATTGTCTTTCTTTTTGCCCCCAG GGACTAACTACTGGAGGACTCCCAACATTCATCGATGTTGGTAACAGTTTTGGAGCTCCAGCGATTGTGGAAGATAATCTGATACATCAG TTGGTGAGAAATGGAAAGAGAGTGCTGATGATGGGTGATGATACCTGGTTGCAGCTGTTTCCTGATCACTTTAATACATCATATCCTTACCCTTCCTTTAATGTTAAAGATCTTGACACG GTAGATAATGGTGTGATCGAACACTTGCTTCCATCATTGTACAAAGAAGACTGGGATGTTCTTATTGCACATTTCCTTGGTGTG GATCATGCGGGGCATATATTTGGTGTTGATTCTGCACAGATGATACAGAAGTTGGAACAATATAACAGTATTCTTGAG GAAGTTGTTGACGTGCTGAAGAGCGAATCTGGAGCAGGTGGCCTTCATGAGAACACTTTTCTCATTGTAATGGGTGATCATGGCCAAACCACAAACGGTGATCATGGTGGTGGCACAGCAGAAGAG GTTGAAACATCACTCTTTGCTATGAGTTTACAGAGTCCTCCAGCTTCTGTTTCATCTGTTCTTGATTCAAGTTTTTGCCATCCTGATTTG GATGGTAGAAAGCTATGCGTTGGCATCTTCGAACAG CTCGACTTTGCAGTAACTATTTCAGCACTCCTTGGTATTCCATTTCCTTTTGGCAG CATTGGGCGTGTTGATCCTGAAATATATGCATTGAGTGCTCATACATGGGAAGGTCGAGGAACAGGTACAAACGATTGTCAACCATCATCAGATTTGGCAGCATGGAAGCAAAACTATGCTAATGCTCTCTGCATAAACTCATGGCAG GTGAAGAGATATATTGATCTTTATTCTGCCACATCAGTTATTGGGTTGCCTACTGAGGATCTAAACCATGTATCAGAGTTGTACAGTCAAGCTCAGACTAACTGGTCAGATACTGTGAGCAGCGGTTACTTACCTATGGGTACCCCTCACAGGATTCAGGATAGCGAAGAGTCACCTTTTCAACAGAAAATTGATGCATATTCTGACTTCTTAGAGAGTGTTGCCAAGCTTGCTCGATCAGCTTGGACAGAGTTTGATGGAACTTTGATGGGTGTTGGACTCAGTTGTATGCTTGTTTCTCTTGCCATTCACCTATTGGCGATCAGAAGGCTAAATATTCTCTGTAAGCCTTATCAAAATGCCCTGAACATTCTTGGTAATTATTTCAGTCTGGTTTCTCCTCTTCTCTTGGTGGCAATACGGGCAGCCAGTTTTCTGTCAAATAGTTACATAT TGGCAGAAGGAAGCGTTGCAAATTTTCTTTTAGCTACTGCTGGTATTATCAGATTACAGCGTTCGATCAGGGAATGGAAGCTTCCGACAGAT gaacttttctttcttattttaagtaCCATTATTAGATTTGGAATAGAAATTGGGATGTCAAAGGAAAGCTCTGCTTCGACATTTTTGTTTAccttttctaaaaatatttttggtaTCAATGAAGGAGATCCTCTTTTGACAGTTTTGACAGACATATTTCCAATAATTTTGCTATTCGTTTTGGCAATCATGTTTTACAAGTTCATTTCTGGCATATGTTGTTGGCCACACTTTAGATATATTCTCTATTTTGGAACCGTATGTAGCTATCTGCTCATAGCATTACATTGGGCCTCCGAGAGCAATTTGATGCCTATTTCTTTGTTTGTTCAATATACTGGAAGGAACTTTGCACCTCAAGTGGTTTATGCTATTGGCTTTGGACTTCTGGTATTGTCAGTGCTTTCTCGGTTTCTGGACAGTAGTAGGGTAAAGCCAACAGCAAGGATGACAGTTTTATCTCTGGCCTTAGTTTCTTCATGGAGCCCAACTATCTTGATTCTACTGGGAAGACAAGGTCCCTTTGCTGTTTTGATTTTCATAAGTGGAG CCTGGTTTATAGTAAAGTCATGGAGGGAAGGATGGATAGAATCCACAAGAAGAGATTTGGGAGCCTTCGTCATTGATCCTATACCTGTGATTCAATGGAGCTTTCTAGCTGTTTGTTTATTCTTTTGCACTGGTCACTG GTGTACCTTTGATGGTCTGCGTTATGGTGCAGCATTTGTTGG GTTTGATCATTTCAATATCATCCGTCAAGGTCTTCTACTTGCAATAGATACTTTTGGTGTGTCTCACATTCTTCCTATTCTTAGTATTCCATTTATTATCACAATCCAGTTGCAGAATAGTAAGGAAAACTCTGCTGAGGGTAATACTTTTCTCTACCTGACACAG GTCTTCTTGATTTATGGGCTTATAACAGCTACAACAACTACATTGACAATCATATGCGTCACAATTCAAAGAAGACATCTAATG GTTTGGGGATTATTTGCACCAAAATATGTTTTTGATGCCATAGGCCTTCTTGTGACAGATGCATTAATTTTTATGGCTTCTCTGTACTATTACTGA
- the LOC135585403 gene encoding uncharacterized protein LOC135585403 isoform X2 has protein sequence MDKLRVLQKLASAEGSSARIFKAIADPPTTSLQRLKGLTTGGLPTFIDVGNSFGAPAIVEDNLIHQLVRNGKRVLMMGDDTWLQLFPDHFNTSYPYPSFNVKDLDTVDNGVIEHLLPSLYKEDWDVLIAHFLGVDHAGHIFGVDSAQMIQKLEQYNSILEEVVDVLKSESGAGGLHENTFLIVMGDHGQTTNGDHGGGTAEEVETSLFAMSLQSPPASVSSVLDSSFCHPDLDGRKLCVGIFEQLDFAVTISALLGIPFPFGSIGRVDPEIYALSAHTWEGRGTGTNDCQPSSDLAAWKQNYANALCINSWQVKRYIDLYSATSVIGLPTEDLNHVSELYSQAQTNWSDTVSSGYLPMGTPHRIQDSEESPFQQKIDAYSDFLESVAKLARSAWTEFDGTLMGVGLSCMLVSLAIHLLAIRRLNILCKPYQNALNILGNYFSLVSPLLLVAIRAASFLSNSYILAEGSVANFLLATAGIIRLQRSIREWKLPTDELFFLILSTIIRFGIEIGMSKESSASTFLFTFSKNIFGINEGDPLLTVLTDIFPIILLFVLAIMFYKFISGICCWPHFRYILYFGTVCSYLLIALHWASESNLMPISLFVQYTGRNFAPQVVYAIGFGLLVLSVLSRFLDSSRVKPTARMTVLSLALVSSWSPTILILLGRQGPFAVLIFISGAWFIVKSWREGWIESTRRDLGAFVIDPIPVIQWSFLAVCLFFCTGHWCTFDGLRYGAAFVGFDHFNIIRQGLLLAIDTFGVSHILPILSIPFIITIQLQNSKENSAEGNTFLYLTQVFLIYGLITATTTTLTIICVTIQRRHLMVWGLFAPKYVFDAIGLLVTDALIFMASLYYY, from the exons ATGGACAAATTACGGGTGTTACAGAAGCTGGCCTCGGCGGAAGGATCATCTGCTAGGATCTTTAAGGCCATCGCAGACCCACCAACTACAAGCTTGCAACGATTGAAG GGACTAACTACTGGAGGACTCCCAACATTCATCGATGTTGGTAACAGTTTTGGAGCTCCAGCGATTGTGGAAGATAATCTGATACATCAG TTGGTGAGAAATGGAAAGAGAGTGCTGATGATGGGTGATGATACCTGGTTGCAGCTGTTTCCTGATCACTTTAATACATCATATCCTTACCCTTCCTTTAATGTTAAAGATCTTGACACG GTAGATAATGGTGTGATCGAACACTTGCTTCCATCATTGTACAAAGAAGACTGGGATGTTCTTATTGCACATTTCCTTGGTGTG GATCATGCGGGGCATATATTTGGTGTTGATTCTGCACAGATGATACAGAAGTTGGAACAATATAACAGTATTCTTGAG GAAGTTGTTGACGTGCTGAAGAGCGAATCTGGAGCAGGTGGCCTTCATGAGAACACTTTTCTCATTGTAATGGGTGATCATGGCCAAACCACAAACGGTGATCATGGTGGTGGCACAGCAGAAGAG GTTGAAACATCACTCTTTGCTATGAGTTTACAGAGTCCTCCAGCTTCTGTTTCATCTGTTCTTGATTCAAGTTTTTGCCATCCTGATTTG GATGGTAGAAAGCTATGCGTTGGCATCTTCGAACAG CTCGACTTTGCAGTAACTATTTCAGCACTCCTTGGTATTCCATTTCCTTTTGGCAG CATTGGGCGTGTTGATCCTGAAATATATGCATTGAGTGCTCATACATGGGAAGGTCGAGGAACAGGTACAAACGATTGTCAACCATCATCAGATTTGGCAGCATGGAAGCAAAACTATGCTAATGCTCTCTGCATAAACTCATGGCAG GTGAAGAGATATATTGATCTTTATTCTGCCACATCAGTTATTGGGTTGCCTACTGAGGATCTAAACCATGTATCAGAGTTGTACAGTCAAGCTCAGACTAACTGGTCAGATACTGTGAGCAGCGGTTACTTACCTATGGGTACCCCTCACAGGATTCAGGATAGCGAAGAGTCACCTTTTCAACAGAAAATTGATGCATATTCTGACTTCTTAGAGAGTGTTGCCAAGCTTGCTCGATCAGCTTGGACAGAGTTTGATGGAACTTTGATGGGTGTTGGACTCAGTTGTATGCTTGTTTCTCTTGCCATTCACCTATTGGCGATCAGAAGGCTAAATATTCTCTGTAAGCCTTATCAAAATGCCCTGAACATTCTTGGTAATTATTTCAGTCTGGTTTCTCCTCTTCTCTTGGTGGCAATACGGGCAGCCAGTTTTCTGTCAAATAGTTACATAT TGGCAGAAGGAAGCGTTGCAAATTTTCTTTTAGCTACTGCTGGTATTATCAGATTACAGCGTTCGATCAGGGAATGGAAGCTTCCGACAGAT gaacttttctttcttattttaagtaCCATTATTAGATTTGGAATAGAAATTGGGATGTCAAAGGAAAGCTCTGCTTCGACATTTTTGTTTAccttttctaaaaatatttttggtaTCAATGAAGGAGATCCTCTTTTGACAGTTTTGACAGACATATTTCCAATAATTTTGCTATTCGTTTTGGCAATCATGTTTTACAAGTTCATTTCTGGCATATGTTGTTGGCCACACTTTAGATATATTCTCTATTTTGGAACCGTATGTAGCTATCTGCTCATAGCATTACATTGGGCCTCCGAGAGCAATTTGATGCCTATTTCTTTGTTTGTTCAATATACTGGAAGGAACTTTGCACCTCAAGTGGTTTATGCTATTGGCTTTGGACTTCTGGTATTGTCAGTGCTTTCTCGGTTTCTGGACAGTAGTAGGGTAAAGCCAACAGCAAGGATGACAGTTTTATCTCTGGCCTTAGTTTCTTCATGGAGCCCAACTATCTTGATTCTACTGGGAAGACAAGGTCCCTTTGCTGTTTTGATTTTCATAAGTGGAG CCTGGTTTATAGTAAAGTCATGGAGGGAAGGATGGATAGAATCCACAAGAAGAGATTTGGGAGCCTTCGTCATTGATCCTATACCTGTGATTCAATGGAGCTTTCTAGCTGTTTGTTTATTCTTTTGCACTGGTCACTG GTGTACCTTTGATGGTCTGCGTTATGGTGCAGCATTTGTTGG GTTTGATCATTTCAATATCATCCGTCAAGGTCTTCTACTTGCAATAGATACTTTTGGTGTGTCTCACATTCTTCCTATTCTTAGTATTCCATTTATTATCACAATCCAGTTGCAGAATAGTAAGGAAAACTCTGCTGAGGGTAATACTTTTCTCTACCTGACACAG GTCTTCTTGATTTATGGGCTTATAACAGCTACAACAACTACATTGACAATCATATGCGTCACAATTCAAAGAAGACATCTAATG GTTTGGGGATTATTTGCACCAAAATATGTTTTTGATGCCATAGGCCTTCTTGTGACAGATGCATTAATTTTTATGGCTTCTCTGTACTATTACTGA
- the LOC135585403 gene encoding uncharacterized protein LOC135585403 isoform X1: METAGGSKWSLIRPFLVILLVHSLAIYLFTRGFLLTRTELASFSHCSDLTHSPCSSISSSHRRSNFTPPPDESPDELHQDRRCWTKPAVDRLVIIVLDALRFDFVAPSTFFKDKKPWMDKLRVLQKLASAEGSSARIFKAIADPPTTSLQRLKGLTTGGLPTFIDVGNSFGAPAIVEDNLIHQLVRNGKRVLMMGDDTWLQLFPDHFNTSYPYPSFNVKDLDTVDNGVIEHLLPSLYKEDWDVLIAHFLGVDHAGHIFGVDSAQMIQKLEQYNSILEEVVDVLKSESGAGGLHENTFLIVMGDHGQTTNGDHGGGTAEEVETSLFAMSLQSPPASVSSVLDSSFCHPDLDGRKLCVGIFEQLDFAVTISALLGIPFPFGSIGRVDPEIYALSAHTWEGRGTGTNDCQPSSDLAAWKQNYANALCINSWQVKRYIDLYSATSVIGLPTEDLNHVSELYSQAQTNWSDTVSSGYLPMGTPHRIQDSEESPFQQKIDAYSDFLESVAKLARSAWTEFDGTLMGVGLSCMLVSLAIHLLAIRRLNILCKPYQNALNILGNYFSLVSPLLLVAIRAASFLSNSYILAEGSVANFLLATAGIIRLQRSIREWKLPTDELFFLILSTIIRFGIEIGMSKESSASTFLFTFSKNIFGINEGDPLLTVLTDIFPIILLFVLAIMFYKFISGICCWPHFRYILYFGTVCSYLLIALHWASESNLMPISLFVQYTGRNFAPQVVYAIGFGLLVLSVLSRFLDSSRVKPTARMTVLSLALVSSWSPTILILLGRQGPFAVLIFISGAWFIVKSWREGWIESTRRDLGAFVIDPIPVIQWSFLAVCLFFCTGHWCTFDGLRYGAAFVGFDHFNIIRQGLLLAIDTFGVSHILPILSIPFIITIQLQNSKENSAEGNTFLYLTQVFLIYGLITATTTTLTIICVTIQRRHLMVWGLFAPKYVFDAIGLLVTDALIFMASLYYY; encoded by the exons ATGGAGACGGCGGGAGGATCGAAATGGAGCTTGATACGTCCCTTCTTGGTGATCCTCCTCGTCCACTCACTCGCCATCTACCTATTCACCCGCGGCTTCCTCCTCACCCGCACCGAGCTTGCCTCATTCAGCCACTGCTCCGATCTCACCCACTCCCCTTGCTCCTCGATCTCCTCCTCTCATCGCCGCAGCAACTTCACTCCCCCGCCCGACGAATCACCTGATGAACTCCATCAAGATCGCCGCTGCTGGACGAAGCCGGCTGTCGATCGCCTTGTTATCATCGTGCTCGACGCCCTCAG ATTCGATTTTGTTGCGCCCAGTACGTTCTTTAAAG ATAAAAAGCCATGGATGGACAAATTACGGGTGTTACAGAAGCTGGCCTCGGCGGAAGGATCATCTGCTAGGATCTTTAAGGCCATCGCAGACCCACCAACTACAAGCTTGCAACGATTGAAG GGACTAACTACTGGAGGACTCCCAACATTCATCGATGTTGGTAACAGTTTTGGAGCTCCAGCGATTGTGGAAGATAATCTGATACATCAG TTGGTGAGAAATGGAAAGAGAGTGCTGATGATGGGTGATGATACCTGGTTGCAGCTGTTTCCTGATCACTTTAATACATCATATCCTTACCCTTCCTTTAATGTTAAAGATCTTGACACG GTAGATAATGGTGTGATCGAACACTTGCTTCCATCATTGTACAAAGAAGACTGGGATGTTCTTATTGCACATTTCCTTGGTGTG GATCATGCGGGGCATATATTTGGTGTTGATTCTGCACAGATGATACAGAAGTTGGAACAATATAACAGTATTCTTGAG GAAGTTGTTGACGTGCTGAAGAGCGAATCTGGAGCAGGTGGCCTTCATGAGAACACTTTTCTCATTGTAATGGGTGATCATGGCCAAACCACAAACGGTGATCATGGTGGTGGCACAGCAGAAGAG GTTGAAACATCACTCTTTGCTATGAGTTTACAGAGTCCTCCAGCTTCTGTTTCATCTGTTCTTGATTCAAGTTTTTGCCATCCTGATTTG GATGGTAGAAAGCTATGCGTTGGCATCTTCGAACAG CTCGACTTTGCAGTAACTATTTCAGCACTCCTTGGTATTCCATTTCCTTTTGGCAG CATTGGGCGTGTTGATCCTGAAATATATGCATTGAGTGCTCATACATGGGAAGGTCGAGGAACAGGTACAAACGATTGTCAACCATCATCAGATTTGGCAGCATGGAAGCAAAACTATGCTAATGCTCTCTGCATAAACTCATGGCAG GTGAAGAGATATATTGATCTTTATTCTGCCACATCAGTTATTGGGTTGCCTACTGAGGATCTAAACCATGTATCAGAGTTGTACAGTCAAGCTCAGACTAACTGGTCAGATACTGTGAGCAGCGGTTACTTACCTATGGGTACCCCTCACAGGATTCAGGATAGCGAAGAGTCACCTTTTCAACAGAAAATTGATGCATATTCTGACTTCTTAGAGAGTGTTGCCAAGCTTGCTCGATCAGCTTGGACAGAGTTTGATGGAACTTTGATGGGTGTTGGACTCAGTTGTATGCTTGTTTCTCTTGCCATTCACCTATTGGCGATCAGAAGGCTAAATATTCTCTGTAAGCCTTATCAAAATGCCCTGAACATTCTTGGTAATTATTTCAGTCTGGTTTCTCCTCTTCTCTTGGTGGCAATACGGGCAGCCAGTTTTCTGTCAAATAGTTACATAT TGGCAGAAGGAAGCGTTGCAAATTTTCTTTTAGCTACTGCTGGTATTATCAGATTACAGCGTTCGATCAGGGAATGGAAGCTTCCGACAGAT gaacttttctttcttattttaagtaCCATTATTAGATTTGGAATAGAAATTGGGATGTCAAAGGAAAGCTCTGCTTCGACATTTTTGTTTAccttttctaaaaatatttttggtaTCAATGAAGGAGATCCTCTTTTGACAGTTTTGACAGACATATTTCCAATAATTTTGCTATTCGTTTTGGCAATCATGTTTTACAAGTTCATTTCTGGCATATGTTGTTGGCCACACTTTAGATATATTCTCTATTTTGGAACCGTATGTAGCTATCTGCTCATAGCATTACATTGGGCCTCCGAGAGCAATTTGATGCCTATTTCTTTGTTTGTTCAATATACTGGAAGGAACTTTGCACCTCAAGTGGTTTATGCTATTGGCTTTGGACTTCTGGTATTGTCAGTGCTTTCTCGGTTTCTGGACAGTAGTAGGGTAAAGCCAACAGCAAGGATGACAGTTTTATCTCTGGCCTTAGTTTCTTCATGGAGCCCAACTATCTTGATTCTACTGGGAAGACAAGGTCCCTTTGCTGTTTTGATTTTCATAAGTGGAG CCTGGTTTATAGTAAAGTCATGGAGGGAAGGATGGATAGAATCCACAAGAAGAGATTTGGGAGCCTTCGTCATTGATCCTATACCTGTGATTCAATGGAGCTTTCTAGCTGTTTGTTTATTCTTTTGCACTGGTCACTG GTGTACCTTTGATGGTCTGCGTTATGGTGCAGCATTTGTTGG GTTTGATCATTTCAATATCATCCGTCAAGGTCTTCTACTTGCAATAGATACTTTTGGTGTGTCTCACATTCTTCCTATTCTTAGTATTCCATTTATTATCACAATCCAGTTGCAGAATAGTAAGGAAAACTCTGCTGAGGGTAATACTTTTCTCTACCTGACACAG GTCTTCTTGATTTATGGGCTTATAACAGCTACAACAACTACATTGACAATCATATGCGTCACAATTCAAAGAAGACATCTAATG GTTTGGGGATTATTTGCACCAAAATATGTTTTTGATGCCATAGGCCTTCTTGTGACAGATGCATTAATTTTTATGGCTTCTCTGTACTATTACTGA